Genomic window (Capsicum annuum cultivar UCD-10X-F1 chromosome 10, UCD10Xv1.1, whole genome shotgun sequence):
TTAATTTGGCCCTAACTTTGATTAGTTCAGCTACATGGTTTATAAGGTTAAGTTTGGTGAATTATATACAACTGTGGCTCGATTGAATATGTTATGAATGCTTTACTTTTGAAGCCATTTCTGTTTTTGATCAAGATGAATAAGAATTAGGCATAAGAAGATGTATTctgattattattgttgttgataaagaAAGGAGCTAAAGGATGAAATATTCATAAAAGTAGTCCTTACATCCCTCCGCAAGCATAAGTAGAGTCTCTGACTTCAATAGCCAGTCTTGTACTAATAGATTGCACAGTGCCCAGTCCTCTAAGATCTATTGACTGAGTAGTCTCTAACTTCCGTATTCTCCTTCCTGGGCATGTTCTAGTTGGTCACTGGAGTTCCACATAGATGAGCAACTCACGAATACTACTTTTAAACCTGTTTGCATAGGCTCGTGCACTGATTTACGTTCAATAATCCCAGGGGCTTTCACTTCCACACGTCTTCGCTCGTGATCGCTTAGAGCCCCCCTTCCATCAATAGGTACTCCCAAGCCATCGACCACACGCCCTAGCATAGGCTTTCCTGCAGGAACATCCACAATAGATCCAGTGCACTTGACAAGATCTCCTTCTTTAGCTTTGAATTCTTCTGCTGTTCCTGCCTAGCGTTGAGGCCATAGGGCTTCCTTGTAAATAAGTTCGAATTCTGAAGATAGGGCTTTTAGTATAATATCAAGACTGACCTCCTGCTTCTGACTATGACTGATTTGCTGATATCGGACCTGGAGAGTGTGTGACGCTGGGTCGGGGTTTGGTGAGCCAACTGGTCGCTCCTCTAGTTGAAGTATCGGGCCCCCCTTTTCGTTGCCTAGGTTACACCTTCGGAATACCTTCTTGTTTCCAATTGCTGGATCGGCCAAACGGAATCACCGATCTAGATAGAAGGATCGTTCACTCCCTATTCTCTGAGAGGTTGCTTGCAACAGTATCATTACTTAAGCAATCAAGGCCAGATCGAACATAGACAGTTCTAGGGTGAAGAGACCAGATGGAAAAAGGGAATTGGTTGGGGTAGGGGGTACTTGAGTTTTTTTCTGATCAGTGATAGCGGGAATCAACCCGAGTTATTAACTATCTGAATCACTCAAATGCCCAATCCTTTTGCAGACTCAAGGTCGTGAATCAATTGCAGCCAAACTTGTAGCAAATCTGATCACAGAAGCTGGTGCAGATCGAGTTCTTGCTTGTGATCTCCATTCTGGCCAGTCAATGGGTTATTTTGACATTCCAGTGGATCATGTACACGGCCAGGTAATTTGTCTATAGCCACAATATTAACTTTAGCTCGACAGTGCCGGTAATAGGTATGATGTTACAAAATGAGAAAATTGGAAGAGAAGGCTTTCCCTTCACTGGAAATTGGAAAACGTGGATTCATTTGTAaccatattttcttatttcttttgtgTTTGCATGTATAGCCTGTCATACTTGATTACCTTGCAAGCAAGACTATCTGCTCTGATGATCTAGTTGTGGTATCTCCGGATGTTGGGGGGGTTGCAAGGGCTAGAGCTTTTGCCAAAAAGTTGTCTGATGCACCCCTAGCTATCGTGGATAAAAGGCGTCATGGGCATAATGTTGCTGAGGTAATCTGGCTGATAGTATTttatttgagttttctttcctCCCTCTATTTACTTTTTGGTCCTCTTTCTCTTattcttgtctttttttcttttcaaatggCATGTGGGGTTGGTCTGGGatagtttttttttgttgctATAAACAACTGTTTCGTGAAAAACAAGCTTTTAATATTTCTACGTTTTATTGTATATTAGCTTTGctctaaattcaaaatctaaTGCTGGGGCTGGGCTACATGCTAAATATGCTTGTTATTTGGGTACCATACTAACTTTCGAGCTATTGCGTAGGATGATACTTTTTGTGGgtgtcttttttaatatttccattgggtttgttgttgtatttttttttttttatatttccagTGGTGATTAGTGATTGCTAATTAAATTAGCAAGTTCTATTAAATGCAGGATTGCTCATGTTCCTCTCGCGGCTACAACTTCGCAACTTAAGCATCACTTTTCAATGTCATGTACAATACGACTCCTTTTACTTGTGTTCTTGGATGCGGTCGCATCAGCGCATGATGCGCCGATGCTATGCGATGCAATGCGGGGTGTTTCCGCTTCGGCTTTGTGATGCGAGGCAATGTACAGAAAGCGAGTGCATCACCCTCTGATGCGTGATGCGGGCTGATGCGTGATGCATGCTGATGCGCTCGCATCTGTTTATTTAAATTGTTGGGccattttcaaataaataaaaaaattgggtcaatttaatgaaagaaaaagttgtgaTTTTGTAGGTTTAGCAATCACGacttttcttctttagttttttggCTGCAACTTGCTGTGCCATTCTTTGTTCTCTTCTTCTCCAAAGTCCAATCCCCATTGTTGCTGTGACTTCTATTCTTTAATGtaatttttcttccttcttctccTTCCCTTGttcactcttcttcttcttcttcttcttcttcttttttaaaaacttcTGCTCTTCGTCCTTCTTCTTTACTGCTGCTCTGTTTTTACTCTTACTGCAGCTCtatttttttccctctcttttgctctttctttttctcttactttTGGTGTTTTATTTATACTGTTGCTTATATATATCATCTGTATTGTTGATTATATAGTTGTTGTGGTCTTTTCACTCATGATTTACTGTTTTTGGATGCTCTATTAggtcttttttcttttaagttgCGCTTCACATCAATGCTTCACGCATCAGTTAATGCGTGATGCGGAGCCTTGTCGCTTTTTTGGAAATGAATTCCCTGTCTATGTTTCAATCCATATAAGCCACCTACTACGCCCTTAACAGTTTTGTCAGCTCACATCATTTGACATTATGCCTGTCTGTGAATGGATCTTACATGCTAGACCAAGTACAGAATCTTCTTAAGTATGACGTCGTAAATGCATGTGCCAGTCCTTCCATACTGCATTTTATTATTTGTGCCTGTTTATATGTTTTTCTGTGAGCACTAACTTGCTGCTCGCTGACAACAGGTAATGAATTTAATTGGCGATGTCAGGGGAAAAGTGGCAGTTATGGTTGATGACATGATTGATACGGCTGGTtagtatttttctttgttttccctTGGTGGTTTTATTTTCTACagttctttctccttttttcttttgcGTAAAAGCCATTTGTTTCCTGCTTTAGTGCATTGCatagtttttcaattttatttcaagtttAGTTGTTAAATTTTAAAGCGAAGATCCTTTAATATTATTTTCGTCCCTTCTGTTctatttgttaaattttaaagCAAAGATcctttaatattattttggtcCCTTCTGTTCTATATTAGGTGATGTATCACAATTAGTTATTTTTGACAATTGTTATTCTATGTGATACCACTTGCTATTAATTGCTTTGGCATTGTTTTGACATACTCATCTTGAAATGATATTTTCGTAACCAAGTGTCctgtctcattttctttttccatttctttCTTGGCTGGGTTGGTCAGTTTGCAATTCGTCAAACTATTATTCCTTGTCAATCTATAAATACTTTAATACTGCTAATTGTTTTACAGGTACTATTGCAAAAGGAGCTGCTCTTTTGCATCAAGAAGGAGCCAGGGAAGTTTATGCATGCACCACTCATGCGGTTTTCAGGTACTTGTGTATGTTTTACCCGAATCTGGAATGTTGCATCAATCCTGAGCTTGCTACTTTTAGTGAAATAGTTCTCCCTTAGTATCAATAGTCCGTAATTTCTTAGTCACATCTGTTTCTTAGTTAGTGTTGATAGAGATGTGTGCTGTGTCTTGAAAATGTAAGTTCTTGTTCAATTCTTGGAATTGTGTCTATTTCCTTTGAGGAAAGGATGAAAGGAACTGCGTCAATTTACTAATGGAAATGTTTTGGTGAAAAAGGGACAAATGAGTATTGTTCATCCAAATCCTGCTAGTCTTAAATAAATCACAACGGCATTTGAGCATTGTTTGCATTATTTCCAGAAAATGGCTTTGGGCGTTGAGATGCTAAGCTGCCCAGCACGTTACTGAACATTTCTTAGTACGTAAGATATATTGCAGAACATTATTTATGTTGATCTGTTTTGCAGCCCTCCTGCAATTGAGAGGTTGTCGAGTGGACTGTTTCAGGAGGTAATCATCACAAATACCATCCCGGTTGCAGAGCAGAACTATTTTCCCCAGTTGACCATCTTGTCTGTCGCAAACCTCTTGGGTGAAACAATTTGGCGTGTCCACGATGACTGTGCAGTAAGTCTAAGCTTCAAACTTAAGATGAACTTGTGAAAACTGGCCTTGTTCCTTTTCCCTTAATCCCTTTCCTTTCTATTCCAAATTACTGGATAATGTCTCTAAGAAAAAGGCTGGTATGTTGTCATatcattttaagaaaaaaactaggagaacaagaaaaaaaattcctcTTTTTTTAATGAGTAGAAAAAGCGAAAGTACAATGACACCCTGAAAGGATGCGGAGAAACAATCACACATTCTGTTTCCTTGTCAAAGTTAAGAAGTTCTGCAACTGCTTGATTTAGGCTACATCCTTTTACGATTCTCATGTGATTTTAAAATTGCTCTTGGAAAATCTGTTAATTTTTGTAGTTGTAGTAGTAACATAAAACTCCATATCATTATGATCTACAAGATGCGGCAATGGTTTAGCATAAGTTGGGAAACTTAAATAACACTTCTAGGAAACAACCGTGTAGCACTTGTATGATTCTCTTTCCTTTACTTGAGAACCATAATACCAGTAAGACTAGGAGTATCCCTGTTAGAattataaacaacaacaacaaacccagtgtattcccacttagtggggtctgggggggtaagatgtacgcaatccatacctctacctctgatgaagtagaaaggctgtttccgaaagacccccggctcaggcacAAGacatcacacaaacacatagtaaagcacagaagcagatgacataacataagtACGGcgcccataaggaatataaaacaggggaaagcagaggaaagcacacagattcgtaataggcatggaacactgaatacggagtcataacgggaataaaaaataaaaacccccaccaagtaattccctacactagcgacccaatctggccctactcttctgccgtaattcgcgtcttccagaccttcctatctagggtcatgtcctcggtgagctgtaactgttccatgtcccgcctaatcacctcaccccagtacttcttcggcctacccctacctcgcctaaaaccatccaacgctagcctctcatacctacggaccggggcatccatgcccctcctcttcacgtgtccgNNNNNNNNNNNNNNNNNNNNNNNNNNNNNNNNNNNNNNNNNNNNNNNNNNNNNNNNNNNNNNNNNNNNNNNNNNNNNNNNNNNNNNNNNNNNNNNNNNNNNNNNNNNNNNNNNNNNNNNNNNNNNNNNNNNNNNNNNNNNNNNNNNNNNNNNNNNNNNNNNNNNNNNNNNNNNNNNNNNNNNNNNNNNNNNNNNNNNNNNNNNNNNNNNNNNNNNNNNNNNNNNNNNNNNNNNNNNNNNNNNNNNNNNNNNNNNNNNNNNNNNNNNNNNNNNNNNNNNNNNNNNNNNNNNNNNNNNNNNNNNNNNNNNNNNNNNNNNNNNNNNNNNNNNNNNNNNNNNNNNNNNNNNNNNNNNNNNNNNNNNNNNNNNNNNNNNNNNNNNNNNNNNNNNNNNNNNNNNNNNNNNNNNNNNNNNNNNNNNNNNNNNNNNNNNNNNNNNNNNNNNNNNNNNNNNNNNNNNNNNNNNNNNNNNNNNNNNNNNNNNNNNNNNNNNNNNNNNNNNNNNNNNNNNNNNNNNNNNNNNNNNNNNNNNNNNNNNNNNNNNNNNNNNNNNNNNNNNNNNNNNNNNNNNNNNNNNNNNNNNNNNNNNNNNNNNNNNNNNNNNNNNNNNNNNNNNNNNNNNNNNNNNNNNNNNNNNNNNNNNNNNNNNNNNNNNNNNNNNNNNNNNNNNNNNNNNNNNNNNNNNNNNNNNNNNNNNNNNNNNNNNNNNNNNNNNNNNNNNNNNNNNNNNNNNNNNNNNNNNNNNNNNNNNNNNNNNNNNNNNNNNNNNNNNNNNNNNNNNNNNNNNNNNNNNNNNNNNNNNNNNNNNNNNNNNNNNNNNNNNNNNNNNNNNNNNNNNNNNNNNNNNNNNNNNNNNNNNNNNNNNNNNNNNNNNNNNNNNNNNNNNNNNNNNNNNNNNNNNNNNNNNNNNNNNNNNNNNNNNNNNNNNNNNNNNNNNNNNNNNNNNNNNNNNNNNNNNNNNNNNNNNNNNNNNNNNNNNNNNNNNNNNNNNNNNNNNNNNNNNNNNNNNNNNNNNNNNNNNNNNNNNNNNNNNNNNNNNNNNNNNNNNNNNNNNNNNNNNNNNNNNNNNNNNNNNNNNNNNNNNNNNNNNNNNNNNNNNNNNNNNNNNNNNNNNNNNNNNNNNNNNNNNNNNNNNNNNNNNNNNNNNNNNNNNNNNNNNNNNNNNNNNNNNNNNNNNNNNNNNNNNNNNNNNNNNNNNNNNNNNNNNNNNNNNNNNNNNNNNNNNNNNNNNNNNNNNNNNNNNNNNNNNNNNNNNNNNNNNNNNNNNNNNNNNNNNNNNNNNNNNNNNNNNNNNNNNNNNNNNNNNNNNNNNNNNNNNNNNNNNNNNNNNNNNNNNNNNNNNNNNNNNNNNNNNNNNNNNNNNNNNNNNNNNNNNNNNNNNNNNNNNNNNNNNNNNNNNNNNNNNNNNNNNNNNNNNNNNNNNNNNNNNNNNNNNNNNNNNNNNNNNNNNNNNNNNNNNNNNNNNNNNNNNNNNNNNNNNNNNNNNNNNNNNNNNNNNNNNNNNNNNNNNNNNNNNNNNNNNNNNNNNNNNNNNNNNNNNNNNNNNNNNNNNNNNNNNNNNNNNNNNNNNNNNNNNNNNNNNNNNNNNNNNNNNNNNNNNNNNNNNNNNNNNNNNNNNNNNNNNNNNNNNNNNNNNNNNNNNNNNNNNNNNNNNNNNNNNNNNNNNNNNNNNNNNNNNNNNNNNNNNNNNNNNNNNNNNNNNNNNNNNNNNNNNNNNNNNNNNNNNNNNNNNNNNNNNNNNNNNNNNNNNNNNNNNNNNNNNNNNNNNNNNNNNNNNNNNNNNNNNNNNNNNNNNNNNNNNNNNNNNNNNNNNNNNNNNNNNNNNNNNNNNNNNNNNNNNNNNNNNNNNNNNNNNNNNNNNNNNNNNNNNNNNNNNNNNNNNNNNNNNNNNNNNNNNNNNNNNNNNNNNNNNNNNNNNNNNNNNNNNNNNNNNNNNNNNNNNNNNNNNNNNNNNNNNNNNNNNNNNNNNNNNNNNNNNNNNNNNNNNNNNNNNNNNNNNNNNNNNNNNNNNNNNNNNNNNNNNNNNNNNNNNNNNNNNNNNNNNNNNNNNNNNNNNNNNNNNNNNNNNNNNNNNNNNNNNNNNNNNNNNNNNNNNNNNNNNNNNNNNNNNNNNNNNNNNNNNNNNNNNNNNNNNNNNNNNNNNNNNNNNNNNNNNNNNNNNNNNNNNNNNNNNNNNNNNNNNNNNNNNNNNNNNNNNNNNNNNNNNNNNNNNNNNNNNNNNNNNNNNNNNNNNNNNNNNNNNNNNNNNNNNNNNNNNNNNNNNNNNNNNNNNNNNNNNNNNNNNNNNNNNNNNNNNNNNNNNNNNNNNNNNNNNNNNNNNNNNNNNNNNNNNNNNNNNNNNNNNNNNNNNNNNNNNNNNNNNNNNNNNNNNNNNNNNNNNNNNNNNNNNNNNNNNNNNNNNNNNNNNNNNNNNNNNNNNNNNNNNNNNNNNNNNNNNNNNNNNNNNNNNNNNNNNNNNNNNNNNNNNNNNNNNNNNNNNNNNNNNNNNNNNNNNNNNNNNNNNNNNNNNNNNNNNNNNNNNNNNNNNNNNNNNNNNNNNNNNNNNNNNNNNNNNNNNNNNNNNNNNNNNNNNNNNNNNNNNNNNNNNNNNNNNNNNNNNNNNNNNNNNNNNNNNNNNNNNNNNNNNNNNNNNNNNNNNNNNNNNNNNNNNNNNNNNNNNNNNNNNNNNNNNNNNNNNNNNNNNNNNNNNNNNNNNNNNNNNNNNNNNNNNNNNNNNNNNNNNNNNNNNNNNNNNNNNNNNNNNNNNNNNNNNNNNNNNNNNNNNNNNNNNNNNNNNNNNNNNNNNNNNNNNNNNNNNNNNNNNNNNNNNNNNNNNNNNNNNNNNNNNNNNNNNNNNNNNNNNNNNNNNNNNNNNNNNNNNNNNNNNNNNNNNNNNNNNNNNNNNNNNNNNNNNNNNNNNNNNNNNNNNNNNNNNNNNNNNNNNNNNNNNNNNNNNNNNNNNNNNNNNNNNNNNNNNNNNNNNNNNNNNNNNNNNNNNNNNNNNNNNNNNNNNNNNNNNNNNNgggtcggcgccgaaggtcagcgacggcgccggggaccgggggccGGTGCGCTAGAGATGGAGAGAGGGtaaggagagaggagagagaggagagagagagacagGAGCCCTGTTAGAATTatgcatttttaatttttaacatCTCGCAAATTTTTTTCATGGACTGTGCAAGCtaatttcagtttcatgtttTAGCTGTAATAACAGTGTCTATATTAATCGCCGAGGGAATTTTCAGTATGCGCTTTAGCTAACCTTGCCACTCTTTGTACTTGTCAGGGCGGCTTTGAGCCTTACTCAAGTTTGGGCATTGATTAGTTGGTTCCCATTCATTGGCTACTTTTAAACTGTTGTCTGGAACATGAAGCAGTATTTAAACTGTTATCTGGAACTTGAAGTTGTATTGTAAATCCACCAAATTTCCATCCAGTAACAAAGTGAACATTTTCAGTTGTATAAATCTTGCTTCGGCAGTGTTAATGTTGTAAATCTTTCAATCAGTGACGTGCGTCCCTGCTGTAAATAGCTTTTGGGATGAGTTCTCTTTttctgtctttcttttcttttgaaggTCATATGCCGGGGGAATGGAATTAAAAAcgacttttaagaaaaataaagaaaataggacACAAGTTTTACGTGTGTAAAAAACCCATGAGTTTTTTTATTTGCACAAACCTGGATTAGTTGGTTAAAGAGTCACTTTCAAAAGTTATTTTGGTATATAGCCACAAGTTTGAAAATATTAGcgacatatccaccaacaatcaTATCATCCATTCTTTATCCTTCTTATCCTTTTTCCGTCTCAAAGTTATCAAATATACAAACAAGTGCCCCCAATCATCCACTATTTAATGCcctcttttattttataaaaactaGTTTACGTATCCGCGATGTGCTTGTTAaagtaaaaataatcaaataattaagATATTAGATTGTTAAATTCCTCTCACCCTCCTCCCCTTTCCCTCCTTCCACGTCCACCTCTAATTAAATTTGTATTagttaaaataattaagtaattgtgaaaaaaattatgtccgatatatataatattatattcttcataatttaaaaatattagattgtttatattgatttttttttaatttttaagcatTTATTCTATTGCTTACTTCTCTTCaatatgaaatttatgaataGTAATATGTGTATTATCTACTTCATTATTTCTCAAATTAGATCAAAATAACCCCACCCATACCTCTTGGCATACATTATTCTGctattgtattttaattattttatttttctctaatttaactttgagttaattattatttttctttttgttacaCAAAATCAGTTGAGTTTTCTTTCTCTCTTATCTcacaatagaaattaaattagaagaaaactccaaaaataaactaatatgTTAGAAATGAATATGATTTGAATTTAAGTTAAAAACACTTTTACCTCTTCCGAAATAtagttttatttcatattcaacttcaaaattttaatttttaaattaaattcaagaaattattaaCTTGTCCtaagaattgaaaaaaattataatgcaTGTTAATTTCTGgaatatgaattttaaagaaaataaaatcatgaattcattATATGAAAAAAGAGTTTATATGTGTAGCTGTGTACATCATATATAATTCTAATATAAGCTACATTAttgaaaatatatgattttagttTGTGATTAAACATTTAcctttttcaataaaaaaattaagctataaaaattattaacatgAGAAAATATCgatataaaaatttgagttgttgCTTGAGTTTTAGTCATCatcactttattttttactttattttttaaatattaactaTTGTATGTAATATTATTCATAGATTTACCTTTcttatcaaatttcaaaaaattctcatctcaaatttaaacaaaaattgataagctatcacaacttaGATTTATgtagtatttaaaattaattaaatctgATTTGCATATTTAGACAGTAAAAATCATTGAAGATAGAatttcttcaaaaaataattacaGAGTAATTATGTAACTTTGGAACACGATattcagaaaatgacaaatgattttttttttctagtttgcTTGCCTATATTATATCTATTACTTGTTATATtgcaaaataatttatattaaatagttATTTGACTTATATTATTGGTCATTACTCATTTTTTATTCCCTATgtcctaatttatgtgacacagttcaaatttaaaattcaaataagacTTTCTTTGAgcgtatttttttcatatatttttaaaatatcgtGGATTATCGGTCATCAGTTATTATAacttatagtatatttttttacataatttttaaatatatacaagttttatttcataaatataaagATTCTATGTCCGAAATTTCGATCAAAGCTAAACTATTTGACTCTCTTAAATCTGAACTGTATCACATAATTAGGATGACGGAAATAATAACATACAAATAAATAGACATGACAAGTTAAGAAAActtagttttttaattttaacttctTGAATCATGTTACAACTAAAGAAAACtaagcaataaaaaataaaaacgacAAGGTAAGAAAAGACACATGCTCTTGAAAAACAATACTCACAAATGTATTATGAATTAGATAAACTGATCCATCATGTAGTTTGTGCTAATCAATTCAATTTTAAATCtttattgattaaaaaataatatatcaatttaactcttattataatatttgagtttacatatttaaaaaaaatatatattttatggtGGTTAACAAATACAGTAATTTTTTTTGCCTCAagtatatttgaatttgaacGCACTGATATTGCAATGTTATAGCATAGTAACTACAATGTAAAActgtaaattatttaaaattcattaaaaagaaatagatttcaaaatatgctttgaattttgaaaagagttaATTTAGAATATTTGTTATTTAAAAGTTTTCTACTCCATAAAGTATgcaaaaagatgataaaaaaaaatggcTTAGCGTACATTTCAAGATAAGATTATATTCTTTTGtagaatatttaaatgacaaatttacaAAATTCTATTTAAATTGAAAAGAGAGTTTTATTTCATACATTCAAATTAAAATGAGTAAAGCATCTAATACCCCCATGAAGTATgtccaaatttgctacgacacactctaacttcacaggggtcctattaccccacccccaaactcaattttagtatattttgatCACCCTTTTTAGCTGACATGATGTCTTTGGCGTGGGcttcatttttatgtaataaaggtgtcatgtcagcaaaaaaagttgacaaaaatacgctaaaattgagttcgggGAGGGAGAGGGTAATAGGACCTATGTGAAGTCGAAATATGTCGTAGCAACCTTGGCC
Coding sequences:
- the LOC107845402 gene encoding ribose-phosphate pyrophosphokinase 1, giving the protein MASLALPGSFLDVSKTRRGRYATADSITRCNVAEPLKFNKENGRPCIPPLQVNGATSFTSLLNANQLRRFSVPHNPNDTRLRIFSGTANPALSQEIACNMGLELGKIMIKRFADGEIYVQLQESVRGCDVYLVQPTCPPANENLMELLIMIDACRRASAKNITAVIPYFGYARADRKTQGRESIAAKLVANLITEAGADRVLACDLHSGQSMGYFDIPVDHVHGQPVILDYLASKTICSDDLVVVSPDVGGVARARAFAKKLSDAPLAIVDKRRHGHNVAEVMNLIGDVRGKVAVMVDDMIDTAGTIAKGAALLHQEGAREVYACTTHAVFSPPAIERLSSGLFQEVIITNTIPVAEQNYFPQLTILSVANLLGETIWRVHDDCAGGFEPYSSLGID